From Synechococcales cyanobacterium T60_A2020_003, one genomic window encodes:
- a CDS encoding N-acetylmuramoyl-L-alanine amidase — MKSNVWWNVASVAIASGSVMITDPAIAQSLFIAYPADQYETTYDRIFLIGTASPDGEVKVNGETIERSPDGHFAPTVPLQMGRNQITLTHGNEQLTLTVNRISATSPTPVGVSFAADSLSPAVNIARQPGELICFSAIAPPSGEVSVQLGNQTLPLTEQPLVELPPNSAVLTFQNQPIPIPGAASYQGCATATEAGSFGQPEFQLTLNGQTVSQAAPGTVSVLSPAQIEIAEVTAESGTARTGPSTDYSRLTPLPQGTQAMITGREGEWLRLDYGAWIRDSEVQIRSSAVPPRSLIRSVQARQVEGWTEIVFPLQVPVPVTVDQGSNTFTLTLHNATAQTDTILLSDDPLIERLDWTQPDPDRIQYVFHLKTEQQWGYKLDYRGTSLVLSLRHPPASDVPEASDRPLSGVSVLLDPGHGSNADLGARGPTGYPEKDVTLIVSKLLQNELTRRGATVYMTREGDEDLYPQDRVDMINEVEPTVSLSLHYNALPDNGDAIHTTGIGTFWYNTQAHDLAMFLHNYLVGTLDRPSYGVFWNNLALTRPTVAPAVLLELGFMINPYEFEWITNPAEQQKLAIALADGLTDWIQKRE, encoded by the coding sequence ATGAAGTCAAATGTTTGGTGGAATGTTGCGAGTGTGGCGATCGCCAGTGGAAGTGTGATGATCACCGATCCGGCGATCGCCCAATCGTTATTTATTGCCTATCCTGCGGATCAGTACGAAACGACCTACGATCGCATTTTTCTGATTGGCACGGCCTCACCCGATGGCGAGGTGAAGGTGAATGGGGAAACTATTGAACGCAGTCCCGACGGACACTTTGCCCCCACGGTGCCGCTGCAAATGGGGCGTAACCAAATCACCCTAACCCACGGCAACGAACAATTAACCCTCACCGTTAACCGAATTTCCGCTACATCGCCCACCCCCGTCGGCGTTTCCTTTGCCGCAGACTCCCTTTCTCCTGCCGTCAATATTGCTCGACAGCCCGGTGAGTTGATTTGCTTCAGTGCGATCGCTCCCCCCAGCGGTGAGGTATCGGTACAACTCGGCAATCAAACCCTTCCCCTCACGGAACAACCCCTGGTTGAACTGCCGCCTAACTCTGCTGTCCTCACCTTCCAGAATCAGCCCATCCCGATTCCTGGAGCCGCAAGCTACCAGGGATGCGCCACCGCCACCGAAGCGGGTTCCTTTGGACAACCGGAGTTTCAACTCACCCTCAACGGGCAAACCGTGAGCCAAGCCGCACCGGGAACCGTGTCCGTCCTTTCCCCTGCCCAAATTGAAATCGCCGAGGTTACGGCAGAATCGGGCACCGCCCGCACGGGCCCCAGCACCGACTACTCACGCCTCACGCCCCTCCCTCAGGGAACGCAGGCCATGATCACTGGGCGCGAGGGTGAATGGCTACGCTTGGACTATGGAGCCTGGATTCGCGACAGTGAAGTGCAGATTCGATCGAGCGCTGTGCCACCACGATCGCTAATTCGCAGTGTCCAGGCTCGCCAGGTGGAGGGCTGGACAGAAATTGTGTTTCCGCTCCAGGTTCCTGTGCCCGTCACCGTTGACCAAGGCAGCAATACCTTTACCCTGACGCTGCATAATGCCACGGCTCAGACGGACACCATTTTACTCAGTGATGATCCGCTGATTGAACGTTTAGACTGGACGCAGCCCGACCCCGATCGCATTCAATACGTCTTTCACCTCAAAACCGAGCAGCAATGGGGCTACAAGCTGGACTATCGAGGCACAAGCCTGGTGCTATCCCTGCGGCATCCCCCCGCATCCGATGTTCCGGAGGCGAGCGATCGCCCGCTATCCGGGGTGAGTGTCCTGCTGGATCCGGGGCATGGCAGCAACGCTGATTTGGGAGCACGGGGACCTACGGGCTATCCCGAAAAGGATGTGACGCTGATTGTGTCCAAGCTCCTCCAGAACGAGCTGACTCGTCGGGGCGCAACCGTCTATATGACCCGCGAAGGCGACGAGGATCTGTATCCCCAGGATCGGGTAGACATGATCAACGAGGTAGAACCGACGGTGTCCCTCAGCCTTCACTACAATGCCCTACCGGATAACGGTGACGCCATCCATACCACTGGCATCGGCACATTTTGGTATAACACCCAAGCCCATGACCTGGCGATGTTCCTGCACAACTATCTGGTAGGAACCCTCGATCGCCCGTCCTACGGCGTGTTTTGGAATAACCTAGCACTAACACGCCCCACCGTTGCACCAGCGGTGTTGCTAGAACTGGGCTTCATGATTAATCCCTACGAATTTGAGTGGATCACGAATCCTGCCGAGCAGCAAAAGTTGGCGATCGCCCTAGCTGATGGGCTAACCGATTGGATTCAGAAGCGGGAATAG
- a CDS encoding universal stress protein produces MFKKILVALDQSPMGQRVFEEGLAIAKANQASMMLLHVLSAEEDGSPQILVSPDIGYYPALSDTNLLIYREQWEQYEKKGLAMLDRWVETAKNEGLVAESTQNVGQAGKNICKLVEQWGADLVVMGRRGRSGLTALLLGSVSNYVLHHAPCSVLIVHIEPTPKSSSAQSEASAAAS; encoded by the coding sequence ATGTTTAAGAAAATTTTGGTCGCCCTTGATCAGTCCCCCATGGGACAGCGTGTCTTTGAAGAAGGGCTGGCGATCGCCAAAGCCAATCAAGCATCGATGATGCTGTTACACGTCCTATCCGCCGAAGAAGACGGCAGTCCCCAAATCCTCGTCAGTCCCGATATTGGCTACTATCCTGCCCTGAGTGACACCAACCTCCTCATTTATCGCGAACAGTGGGAGCAGTACGAGAAAAAAGGACTGGCGATGCTAGACCGCTGGGTAGAAACGGCCAAAAATGAGGGTTTGGTCGCAGAATCCACCCAAAACGTGGGACAGGCGGGCAAAAATATTTGCAAACTGGTAGAGCAGTGGGGGGCAGACCTAGTGGTGATGGGTCGGCGGGGCCGCTCTGGGCTGACAGCCTTGCTGCTGGGCAGTGTGAGTAACTACGTGTTGCACCATGCCCCTTGCTCGGTGCTAATTGTCCACATCGAGCCAACGCCGAAATCATCCTCAGCCCAGTCAGAGGCGTCAGCAGCAGCCTCCTAA
- a CDS encoding EAL domain-containing protein produces MTDSIRSVQSYILIVDDTPMNLHLLSATLTERGYEVRGVVNGAMALRVAKNAPPDLILLDIKMPDLSGYEVCQLLKEDPETREIPVIFLSALDETLDKVKAFEVGGGDYITRPYQIPEVIARIENQLAICRARQEIAQLNQALEELVQQRTRELEDANRNLQQEIQIRTQTERSLQTVLQELNFHVGNTPLAVIQWDSNFAIERWSSQAEQMFGWTEPEVLGKTMTAWQFVYEEDEAQVHDRIQPLLAGEQSRVISRNRNYTKSGDVLDCEWYNSALVDESGQFVSGLSLVLDVTDRKRAERSLQASEERLRLITENMRDLVCLHEPTGRYLYISPSCETLLGYAPDELIGQDPNTLVHPDDRDRLQIAAHTLDRQEALSSLTYRMQHKSGEFIWVETLSKLILGDNSEIIRLVSVSRDITARVRAEQKLSHDALHDALTQLPNRALFMARVEMALSQMIRHKSYQFAVLFIDLDRFKVVNDSLGPLVGDRILLETARLLQGCLRPADTLARLSGDEFTLLLDDIKDMTDATRVAERIQTLLKTPFDLDGHRVTMSASIGIVMGSTEYQQATELLRDADIAMYRAKETGKAHYEIFDREMHRRAVHLLQIETDLRHAIERHELVLYYQPIVAIATGQLAGFEALMRWQHPEQGLIPPDHFIPIAEDSGLIIPLGEMVLRLACQKMQQWQHRWPMARSLMMSVNLASKQIRDPAFVPTLTAILQETRLDGRCLKLEITERMLMENTDAVVAVLRQIREQGVQLSIDDFETGYSSMAYLQHFPINSLKIDRSFTHQLSHPEGKSAIVRAIVTLAQNLSLTVIVEGIETQEQLARIKEIGAEYGQGYYFSKPLPEEQADALLDQNTHHPILFA; encoded by the coding sequence ATGACTGACTCTATCCGCTCAGTTCAAAGCTATATTCTCATCGTGGACGATACGCCGATGAATCTTCATCTCCTGTCGGCTACCCTGACAGAACGGGGCTATGAGGTTCGGGGTGTTGTGAATGGCGCTATGGCGCTGCGGGTGGCGAAAAATGCCCCGCCAGATTTGATCCTACTAGATATTAAAATGCCCGACCTCAGCGGTTATGAGGTGTGCCAACTCCTCAAAGAGGATCCCGAAACGCGAGAGATTCCGGTTATTTTTCTCAGTGCGCTGGATGAAACCTTGGATAAGGTCAAAGCCTTTGAAGTGGGCGGTGGGGACTACATCACCAGGCCTTACCAAATTCCGGAGGTGATTGCCCGGATCGAGAATCAGCTCGCGATATGTCGTGCTCGCCAAGAAATTGCCCAGCTTAATCAAGCCTTGGAAGAGCTTGTGCAGCAGCGCACCCGAGAACTGGAAGACGCCAACCGCAATTTGCAACAAGAGATTCAAATTCGCACCCAAACGGAGCGATCGCTCCAGACCGTGCTTCAGGAATTGAACTTTCACGTTGGAAATACCCCCCTAGCGGTCATTCAGTGGGATTCCAACTTTGCCATTGAGCGCTGGTCATCGCAAGCAGAGCAAATGTTTGGTTGGACAGAGCCGGAAGTCCTAGGAAAGACGATGACGGCTTGGCAGTTTGTTTACGAAGAGGATGAAGCCCAGGTACACGACCGAATTCAACCCTTGCTAGCAGGCGAACAGTCCCGGGTGATTTCGCGCAATCGCAACTATACGAAATCGGGAGATGTCCTGGACTGTGAATGGTACAACTCTGCGCTGGTGGATGAGTCCGGGCAGTTTGTTTCAGGACTGTCCCTAGTGTTGGATGTCACGGATCGGAAACGAGCAGAGCGATCGCTCCAGGCTAGCGAGGAACGCCTGCGCCTGATCACCGAAAACATGAGGGATCTGGTGTGTTTGCATGAACCCACTGGACGCTACCTGTACATTAGCCCGTCCTGCGAAACCCTGCTGGGCTATGCCCCGGATGAGTTGATCGGACAAGATCCCAACACCTTGGTTCATCCAGACGATCGCGATCGCCTCCAAATAGCAGCCCACACCCTTGACCGACAAGAAGCACTGTCTTCCCTAACCTACCGAATGCAGCACAAGTCAGGGGAGTTTATTTGGGTAGAAACGCTTTCAAAGCTGATTTTGGGAGATAACAGCGAAATTATCCGCCTTGTGAGTGTATCCCGGGATATCACGGCTCGAGTACGAGCCGAACAGAAGCTGAGTCATGATGCCCTGCACGATGCCTTGACCCAACTGCCGAACCGGGCATTATTTATGGCGCGGGTCGAAATGGCACTGAGTCAAATGATCCGCCACAAGTCTTACCAGTTCGCGGTGCTGTTTATCGACCTCGACCGCTTTAAGGTCGTGAATGACAGCCTAGGGCCATTAGTGGGCGATCGCATTTTGCTGGAAACGGCTCGATTACTCCAAGGCTGTCTGCGACCTGCGGACACCCTCGCCCGCCTCAGCGGAGATGAATTCACCCTTCTCCTAGATGACATCAAGGATATGACCGACGCGACCCGTGTTGCCGAGCGGATTCAAACCCTACTTAAAACACCGTTTGACCTCGATGGGCATCGGGTGACGATGAGTGCCAGCATTGGCATCGTGATGGGCTCTACGGAGTATCAACAGGCGACAGAACTGCTCCGGGATGCCGATATTGCCATGTATCGCGCCAAGGAAACGGGCAAAGCCCACTACGAAATTTTTGATCGAGAAATGCATCGACGGGCAGTGCATCTACTTCAGATAGAAACAGACTTGCGCCATGCCATTGAGCGTCATGAGTTGGTGCTGTACTATCAACCGATTGTGGCGATCGCGACGGGACAGTTGGCAGGCTTCGAAGCCCTGATGCGCTGGCAACATCCAGAGCAAGGGTTGATTCCTCCCGATCACTTTATTCCCATTGCCGAGGATTCAGGGCTAATCATCCCCTTGGGCGAAATGGTGCTGCGTCTCGCCTGCCAAAAAATGCAGCAATGGCAGCATCGCTGGCCAATGGCGCGATCGCTCATGATGAGTGTCAACCTGGCCAGCAAACAAATTCGCGATCCTGCCTTTGTGCCCACCTTAACTGCCATCCTCCAAGAAACGCGGCTAGACGGTCGTTGCCTCAAGCTCGAAATTACCGAACGAATGCTGATGGAAAATACCGATGCGGTTGTAGCGGTGCTGCGCCAGATTCGGGAACAAGGGGTACAGCTTAGCATTGACGATTTCGAAACGGGATATTCCTCAATGGCCTATTTGCAGCATTTTCCGATCAACAGCCTCAAGATTGATCGATCCTTTACGCATCAACTATCCCATCCAGAGGGAAAATCTGCCATTGTGCGGGCAATCGTGACCCTCGCCCAAAACCTATCCCTCACCGTAATCGTCGAAGGCATTGAAACTCAAGAGCAATTGGCAAGGATCAAAGAGATAGGTGCAGAGTATGGTCAAGGGTACTATTTTTCCAAACCACTTCCCGAAGAACAGGCCGATGCCCTCTTAGACCAGAACACTCACCATCCCATTCTCTTTGCATAG